In Cyprinus carpio isolate SPL01 chromosome A1, ASM1834038v1, whole genome shotgun sequence, the following proteins share a genomic window:
- the LOC122145618 gene encoding docking protein 1-like isoform X2, with protein MAAFCVEMEDKRLVFAAEKESCGKWVDIICNNAFQKHTKSVPQPVPLMEDNQIYMSREQLWDFKVVVLQNEASVRCGLKGQYWLQAGEDMLVLQDLETRRTVMEWPYKLLRRYGRDKMVFSIEAGRRCESGPGTFNFETRQSDEILRLTESAIHLQKSLAVTGDRHSPHSPRSRSPRSPLPRRPDSFIVLDTKGSNSPQPSDTKLPLIPNLADSLGPNTSPSGLTEPAYANPADSISSSKSTYSDPGGGISLTEPVYSNPAILIGRHEPVYADIKTAPLPTHHRDESEPVYSDPADVIRLKPNCCVHANPTDTMDCRPVNTTPNNDKQQEPVYSEVYDHVKLNTSKRLDQTEEPIYSVPQVVQSTQNNSSQQSKMSDENQPIYSKVYKPPKTPQPLQEKKLSQTPAVVSEDLGMI; from the exons ATGGCTGCTTTCTGTGTGGAGATGGAGGACAAGAGGCTCGTGTTTGCAGCAGAGAAAGAAAGCTGCGGAAAATGGGTGGACATAATATGTAACAATGCCTTTCAG AAGCACACTAAAAGTGTGCCACAGCCGGTACCTCTTATGGAGGACAATCAGATCTACATGTCCAGAGAACAAT TGTGGGATTTTAAAGTGGTTGTACTGCAGAACGAGGCTTCAGTTCGATGTGGCCTGAAAGGACAGTACTGGCTACAAGCTGGTGAGGACATGCTAGTTCTTCAAGATCTGGAGACCAGGAGGACTGTGATGGAGTGGCCATATAAGCTGCTGCGCCGCTATGGGCGAGATAAG ATGGTGTTTTCTATAGAAGCAGGCAGGCGCTGTGAATCAGGCCCCGGAACCTTTAACTTTGAGACCCGACAGAGTGACGAGATCCTTCGCCTTACTGAGTCAGCTATTCACCTACAGAAGAGCCTTGCCGTTACTGGAGACAGGCACTCGCCACATTCTCCACGTTCCCGTTCTCCTCGCTCACCCCTTCCAAGACGCCCTGATAGTTTTATTGTGCTTGATACGAAAGGCAGCAACAGCCCACAGCCTTCAGACACAAAACTGCCCTTGATCCCGAATCTAGCAGATTCTCTTGGCCCAAACACAAGTCCCAGTGGCTTAACCGAACCTGCGTATGCAAACCCTGCAGATTCCATTAGCTCCTCAAAAAGCACATACTCAGATCCTGGTGGCGGTATTAGCTTGACTGAGCCAGTTTATTCAAATCCTGCCATTTTAATAGGCAGACATGAACCTGTGTATGCAGATATAAAGACAGCGCCTCTCCCAACTCATCATAGGGATGAATCAGAACCAGTGTATTCTGATCCTGCAGATGTCATCCGCCTGAAACCTAACTGTTGTGTCCATGCCAACCCTACTGACACGATGGACTGCCGGCCAGTCAACACAACGCCTAACAATGACAAGCAGCAAGAACCAGTGTACTCTGAGGTGTATGACCATGTCAAACTAAACACAAGTAAAAGACTTGACCAGACTGAGGAGCCGATTTATAGCGTACCTCAGGTTGTACAGTCAACTCAAAACAACAGCTCTCAACAAAGCAAAATGTCCGATGAGAACCAACCCATCTACAGCAAAGTCTACAAACCACCCAAAACCCCTCAGCCTCTCCAAGAAAAGAAGCTAAGCCAAACACCAGCGGTCGTCTCCGAGGACCTTggaatgatttaa
- the LOC122145618 gene encoding docking protein 2-like isoform X1: protein MDAHGKQGEVYLQHQKHGEKWKRYWLALHPASRHGVARLELSEAIHERSTVVVRRHPERKVVRLADCVSVVKLPPHAEACPGENMAAFCVEMEDKRLVFAAEKESCGKWVDIICNNAFQKHTKSVPQPVPLMEDNQIYMSREQLWDFKVVVLQNEASVRCGLKGQYWLQAGEDMLVLQDLETRRTVMEWPYKLLRRYGRDKMVFSIEAGRRCESGPGTFNFETRQSDEILRLTESAIHLQKSLAVTGDRHSPHSPRSRSPRSPLPRRPDSFIVLDTKGSNSPQPSDTKLPLIPNLADSLGPNTSPSGLTEPAYANPADSISSSKSTYSDPGGGISLTEPVYSNPAILIGRHEPVYADIKTAPLPTHHRDESEPVYSDPADVIRLKPNCCVHANPTDTMDCRPVNTTPNNDKQQEPVYSEVYDHVKLNTSKRLDQTEEPIYSVPQVVQSTQNNSSQQSKMSDENQPIYSKVYKPPKTPQPLQEKKLSQTPAVVSEDLGMI, encoded by the exons ATGGACGCTCACGGGAAACAAGGTGAAGTTTACCTACAACATCAGAAACACGGTGAG AAGTGGAAGCGATATTGGTTGGCCCTTCATCCGGCTAGTCGGCACGGCGTGGCACGGTTAGAATTATCAGAAGCCATTCATGAACGGTCAACTGTGGTGGTCAGACGACATCCAGAGAGGAAAGTTGTACGTCTAGCCGACTGTGTGAGTGTTGTCAAGCTGCCTCCTCATGCAGAAGCTTGTCCAGGGGAAAACATGGCTGCTTTCTGTGTGGAGATGGAGGACAAGAGGCTCGTGTTTGCAGCAGAGAAAGAAAGCTGCGGAAAATGGGTGGACATAATATGTAACAATGCCTTTCAG AAGCACACTAAAAGTGTGCCACAGCCGGTACCTCTTATGGAGGACAATCAGATCTACATGTCCAGAGAACAAT TGTGGGATTTTAAAGTGGTTGTACTGCAGAACGAGGCTTCAGTTCGATGTGGCCTGAAAGGACAGTACTGGCTACAAGCTGGTGAGGACATGCTAGTTCTTCAAGATCTGGAGACCAGGAGGACTGTGATGGAGTGGCCATATAAGCTGCTGCGCCGCTATGGGCGAGATAAG ATGGTGTTTTCTATAGAAGCAGGCAGGCGCTGTGAATCAGGCCCCGGAACCTTTAACTTTGAGACCCGACAGAGTGACGAGATCCTTCGCCTTACTGAGTCAGCTATTCACCTACAGAAGAGCCTTGCCGTTACTGGAGACAGGCACTCGCCACATTCTCCACGTTCCCGTTCTCCTCGCTCACCCCTTCCAAGACGCCCTGATAGTTTTATTGTGCTTGATACGAAAGGCAGCAACAGCCCACAGCCTTCAGACACAAAACTGCCCTTGATCCCGAATCTAGCAGATTCTCTTGGCCCAAACACAAGTCCCAGTGGCTTAACCGAACCTGCGTATGCAAACCCTGCAGATTCCATTAGCTCCTCAAAAAGCACATACTCAGATCCTGGTGGCGGTATTAGCTTGACTGAGCCAGTTTATTCAAATCCTGCCATTTTAATAGGCAGACATGAACCTGTGTATGCAGATATAAAGACAGCGCCTCTCCCAACTCATCATAGGGATGAATCAGAACCAGTGTATTCTGATCCTGCAGATGTCATCCGCCTGAAACCTAACTGTTGTGTCCATGCCAACCCTACTGACACGATGGACTGCCGGCCAGTCAACACAACGCCTAACAATGACAAGCAGCAAGAACCAGTGTACTCTGAGGTGTATGACCATGTCAAACTAAACACAAGTAAAAGACTTGACCAGACTGAGGAGCCGATTTATAGCGTACCTCAGGTTGTACAGTCAACTCAAAACAACAGCTCTCAACAAAGCAAAATGTCCGATGAGAACCAACCCATCTACAGCAAAGTCTACAAACCACCCAAAACCCCTCAGCCTCTCCAAGAAAAGAAGCTAAGCCAAACACCAGCGGTCGTCTCCGAGGACCTTggaatgatttaa